In Saccharomonospora marina XMU15, one genomic interval encodes:
- a CDS encoding saccharopine dehydrogenase family protein, whose protein sequence is MAADREHDLVLFGGTGFTGTLTAEYLARHAPQECRWALAGRNRGKLEALRDRLAAINPRCASLPLLHADVTEPNSLREVAGSARGVATTVGPYLHYGEPLVAACAREGTDYVDLTGEPEFVDRMYLSHHETARESGARLVHACGFDSVPHDLGVYYTVRQLPSGVPLTVQGQVRARTEFSGGTYSSALTAFSRARQMARTARQRRAVEPRADGRRVHLPGWPPSRDRDTGNWLVPLPTIDPSIVGRSAAALDRYGPDFTYRHYAAVRRLPTVVAAGLGLGTLALLAQLPPARRALAGLRKPGEGPSHDKRSRSWFSVRFVGEGGGERVVTEFAGGDPGYDETAKMLAESVLCLAFDDLPDTCGQVTTAVAMGDALLDRLTAAGMTVRVVSR, encoded by the coding sequence ATGGCAGCCGATCGTGAACACGACCTGGTGCTGTTCGGGGGCACGGGCTTCACCGGCACGCTGACGGCGGAATACCTGGCACGCCACGCACCCCAGGAGTGCCGGTGGGCGCTGGCAGGCCGCAACCGGGGCAAGCTCGAGGCCCTGCGCGACCGGCTGGCCGCGATCAACCCCCGGTGCGCGTCGCTTCCGCTGCTGCACGCCGACGTCACCGAACCGAACTCGCTGCGCGAGGTGGCCGGGTCCGCGCGCGGCGTGGCCACCACGGTCGGCCCGTACCTGCACTACGGCGAACCGCTGGTGGCCGCGTGCGCGCGGGAGGGCACCGACTATGTCGACCTCACCGGCGAACCGGAGTTCGTCGACCGGATGTACCTGTCCCACCACGAGACCGCCCGCGAAAGCGGCGCCCGGCTGGTGCACGCGTGCGGCTTCGACTCGGTACCGCACGACCTCGGCGTCTACTACACCGTGCGGCAGTTGCCCTCCGGCGTGCCGCTGACCGTGCAAGGCCAGGTGCGGGCGCGCACCGAGTTCTCCGGCGGCACCTACTCCTCGGCGCTCACCGCGTTCTCCCGCGCTCGGCAGATGGCGCGAACGGCAAGGCAGCGCAGGGCGGTCGAGCCGCGCGCCGACGGCAGGCGCGTCCACCTGCCCGGCTGGCCGCCGAGCAGGGACCGCGACACCGGCAACTGGCTGGTTCCGCTGCCGACGATCGACCCCAGCATCGTGGGCCGCTCCGCGGCCGCGCTCGATCGCTACGGCCCCGACTTCACCTACCGGCACTACGCGGCGGTGAGGCGGCTGCCCACGGTCGTCGCGGCGGGCCTGGGGCTCGGGACGCTCGCACTGCTGGCGCAGCTGCCGCCCGCTCGCCGGGCGCTGGCGGGGCTGCGCAAGCCCGGCGAGGGACCCAGTCATGACAAGCGGTCGCGGTCGTGGTTCAGCGTGCGCTTCGTCGGCGAAGGCGGCGGTGAGCGCGTCGTCACAGAGTTCGCGGGCGGCGACCCGGGCTACGACGAGACGGCGAAGATGCTCGCCGAGTCGGTGCTGTGCCTGGCCTTCGACGACCTGCCCGACACCTGCGGCCAGGTCACCACCGCGGTGGCGATGGGCGATGCGCTGCTGGATCGGCTCACGGCCGCCGGCATGACGGTAAGGGTGGTGAGCCGGTAG
- a CDS encoding sodium:calcium antiporter translates to MNVINSTWPVVPSIAVLAVAAAVIGVFGVRLAGVVDRLADRTGLGEAIAGMVLLAASTSLAGLVVSILAATSGNASLAMSNSAGGIAAQTTFIVVADLAYRRANLEHAAASLANVFSSLVLIVMLAIVLLGTTSPEVAPLGVHPATVLLVLCYLYGLSLTRKVGRDPMWRPARTSATREDTPDQTDSTERLPVLWAKFAALAGVMLVAGFGVGRAGVSITEHGALSGTAVGTLLTSVSTSLPELVTTLAAVRAGALTLAVAGIVGGNTFDLLFIAAADVAYTGGSLYHALTRTDEFVLAWTMLLVGIIAAGLVRRQRGGIGFEGIAVLLTYVAGLVVVSIG, encoded by the coding sequence GTGAACGTGATCAACAGCACCTGGCCGGTCGTCCCGTCGATCGCTGTCCTCGCCGTCGCCGCCGCCGTCATCGGGGTGTTCGGCGTGCGGCTGGCCGGAGTCGTCGACCGCCTCGCCGACCGCACCGGCCTCGGGGAAGCGATCGCGGGCATGGTGTTGCTCGCGGCATCGACCTCGCTGGCCGGGCTCGTGGTGAGCATCCTCGCCGCGACGTCGGGCAACGCCAGCCTGGCCATGAGCAACTCGGCGGGCGGCATCGCCGCCCAGACCACTTTCATCGTCGTGGCCGACCTGGCCTACCGCAGGGCGAACCTGGAACACGCCGCCGCCTCGCTCGCGAACGTGTTCAGCAGCCTCGTGCTGATCGTGATGCTGGCGATCGTGCTGCTCGGCACCACCTCGCCCGAGGTCGCTCCGCTGGGCGTGCATCCGGCGACCGTGCTACTGGTGCTGTGCTACCTCTACGGCCTTTCGCTGACCCGCAAGGTCGGCCGGGACCCGATGTGGCGGCCTGCGAGAACCTCGGCGACCCGCGAGGACACCCCGGACCAGACGGATTCGACCGAGCGGCTGCCCGTGCTGTGGGCCAAGTTCGCGGCCCTGGCCGGGGTGATGCTGGTCGCGGGCTTCGGCGTTGGCCGGGCCGGGGTGTCGATCACCGAGCACGGCGCGCTCTCCGGCACCGCGGTGGGGACGCTGCTGACGAGCGTGTCCACCTCGCTGCCGGAGCTGGTCACCACCCTGGCGGCGGTGCGGGCGGGTGCGCTCACCCTGGCCGTGGCGGGCATCGTCGGCGGCAACACCTTCGACCTGCTGTTCATCGCCGCCGCAGACGTCGCCTATACCGGCGGCTCGCTGTACCACGCCCTCACACGCACCGACGAGTTCGTACTGGCGTGGACGATGCTGCTGGTCGGGATCATCGCGGCCGGGCTCGTTCGGCGGCAGCGAGGCGGCATCGGGTTCGAGGGGATCGCCGTCCTGCTGACCTACGTCGCGGGGCTGGTGGTGGTGTCCATCGGCTGA
- the shbA gene encoding RNA polymerase sigma factor ShbA, with amino-acid sequence MDSVVVATENTHTSTARLPRQRDNPLRRPDIDRVVSEAARGDSKAIRQLIALITPIITRYCRARLGLRDLAYVSADDVAQETCFAVLRALPNYQDRGGSFLFLVHAIASNKVSDAYRLVSRDRSEPTAEVPEPTTKDNEPERRALNADLGHRLNQLLARLPSTQREILILRVVVGLSATETAQALGLSPANVRTSQHRALARLRALISREGEF; translated from the coding sequence ATGGACAGTGTCGTTGTCGCGACCGAAAACACCCACACCTCTACAGCTCGGTTGCCTCGGCAGCGTGACAACCCGCTACGGCGACCCGACATCGACCGCGTCGTCTCCGAGGCGGCGCGGGGGGACTCGAAAGCGATCCGGCAACTGATCGCGCTGATCACGCCGATCATCACCCGTTACTGCCGGGCCCGGCTCGGCCTGCGCGACCTGGCCTACGTCTCGGCTGACGACGTCGCGCAGGAAACCTGCTTCGCCGTGCTGCGCGCCCTGCCCAACTACCAAGATCGTGGCGGTTCGTTCCTGTTCCTGGTCCACGCCATCGCCTCCAACAAGGTGTCGGACGCATACCGGCTGGTCTCCCGCGACCGCAGCGAACCCACCGCGGAGGTGCCCGAGCCGACCACCAAAGACAACGAACCCGAGCGGCGCGCGCTCAACGCAGACCTCGGTCACCGGCTCAACCAGTTGCTGGCTCGGCTGCCGTCGACCCAGCGCGAGATCCTGATCCTTCGGGTGGTGGTGGGGCTTTCCGCGACGGAGACGGCGCAGGCACTCGGCCTGTCCCCGGCAAACGTGCGTACCTCCCAGCACAGGGCACTGGCCCGGCTGCGGGCACTGATCAGCCGGGAAGGCGAGTTCTGA
- the hemW gene encoding radical SAM family heme chaperone HemW, which translates to MVEVPASSAPVFTLPESALRGLGQRPFGVYVHVPFCATRCGYCDFNTYTAGELGSAASPASWLTGLRRELELAARMLGSPPRADTVFVGGGTPSLLGAEGLGRVLDAVRESFGLAEGAEVTTESNPESTSPEFFAGIREAGYTRVSLGMQSAAPHVLRALDRVHTPGRPVAAAREARAAGFEHVNLDLIYGTPGERIQDLRASLEAVLSAGVDHVSAYALIVEEGTALARRVRKGELPAPDDDVLAADYELIDHTLRQAGLHWYEVSNWAASPRARCAHNLGYWLGGDWWGAGPGAHSHIAGVRWWNVKHPARYAALLERSQPPVAGSEELTAADRHLERIMLELRLAEGLPFDALDEAGIRQARAAAAEGLLESPALRRGRAVLTDSGRLLADAVVRRLVTS; encoded by the coding sequence GTGGTCGAGGTCCCCGCAAGCTCCGCGCCGGTGTTCACGCTGCCCGAGTCCGCGCTGCGTGGGCTGGGGCAGCGCCCGTTCGGCGTTTACGTGCACGTGCCGTTCTGCGCGACCCGCTGCGGCTACTGCGACTTCAACACCTACACCGCGGGCGAGCTGGGTTCGGCCGCCTCACCCGCCTCGTGGCTGACCGGGCTTCGGCGCGAGCTGGAGCTGGCCGCGCGGATGCTGGGCTCGCCGCCCCGCGCCGACACCGTGTTCGTCGGTGGCGGCACACCCTCACTGCTCGGCGCCGAGGGGCTCGGCCGCGTGCTCGACGCGGTGCGCGAGTCCTTCGGGCTGGCCGAGGGGGCGGAGGTGACCACGGAGTCGAATCCGGAGTCGACCTCCCCGGAGTTCTTCGCGGGCATCCGTGAGGCGGGCTACACGCGGGTATCGCTGGGCATGCAGTCGGCCGCGCCGCACGTGCTGCGAGCGCTCGACCGGGTGCACACCCCCGGCCGTCCCGTCGCGGCCGCGCGAGAGGCACGCGCCGCCGGGTTCGAGCACGTCAACCTCGACCTGATCTACGGCACACCGGGGGAGCGCATCCAGGATCTGCGTGCCTCGCTCGAGGCCGTGCTCAGCGCCGGGGTGGACCACGTCTCCGCCTACGCGCTGATCGTGGAGGAGGGCACGGCGCTGGCCAGACGCGTCCGCAAGGGCGAGCTTCCCGCTCCGGACGACGACGTGCTCGCCGCCGACTACGAGCTGATCGACCACACCCTGCGGCAGGCGGGGCTGCACTGGTACGAGGTGTCCAACTGGGCGGCCTCCCCGCGGGCACGGTGCGCGCACAACCTCGGGTACTGGCTCGGCGGCGACTGGTGGGGCGCCGGTCCCGGCGCGCACAGCCACATCGCGGGGGTGCGCTGGTGGAACGTCAAGCACCCGGCACGGTACGCGGCACTGCTGGAGCGGTCGCAGCCGCCGGTCGCGGGTAGCGAGGAACTCACCGCGGCCGATCGCCACCTGGAGCGGATCATGCTCGAACTGCGGCTGGCCGAGGGGTTGCCGTTCGACGCGCTCGACGAGGCAGGAATCCGGCAGGCCCGCGCCGCCGCGGCCGAGGGACTGCTGGAGTCGCCCGCGTTGCGGCGGGGCAGGGCCGTACTGACCGACAGCGGCAGGCTGCTCGCCGACGCCGTGGTGCGCAGGTTGGTGACGTCGTGA
- a CDS encoding TetR/AcrR family transcriptional regulator: MAEGVNRRDGRAERWRDHRAARRAAFVDAAFRALDEHGPDAGMAHLARAAGVSKPRLYRHFADKADLVAAVAERVVSLVRCRLEPALREPAPPRMRVREGVRAYLGVVAEHPNVFRFLCRHRYAEQASRDRQVAAAVIAAMLTDQLGGFGIESDGVRPWAHGLVGAVEAAGSWWLDHPGMDIEQVTDHITTLVWGALEAALREEGVPPGGGSHGTGNTPQPARGRQAHGSRS, translated from the coding sequence GTGGCAGAGGGTGTCAACCGCCGGGACGGTCGAGCGGAACGGTGGCGCGACCACCGCGCCGCCCGTCGCGCCGCCTTCGTCGACGCGGCGTTCCGCGCGCTCGACGAACACGGTCCCGACGCCGGAATGGCTCACCTCGCCCGCGCGGCCGGGGTGTCGAAACCACGGCTGTATCGCCATTTCGCGGACAAGGCCGACCTGGTCGCCGCCGTGGCCGAGCGCGTCGTGTCGCTGGTGCGGTGCCGCCTCGAACCGGCGCTGCGAGAACCCGCGCCGCCACGCATGCGGGTGCGCGAAGGAGTACGCGCCTACCTCGGCGTCGTCGCGGAGCACCCCAACGTCTTCCGCTTCCTGTGCCGCCACCGCTACGCCGAACAGGCGTCCAGGGACCGCCAGGTCGCCGCGGCGGTGATCGCCGCGATGCTCACCGACCAACTGGGCGGGTTCGGCATCGAGTCGGACGGTGTGCGGCCGTGGGCCCACGGCCTCGTCGGCGCCGTGGAAGCGGCGGGCAGTTGGTGGCTCGACCATCCCGGGATGGACATCGAGCAGGTCACCGACCACATCACCACGCTCGTGTGGGGCGCGCTGGAAGCGGCGTTGCGGGAGGAAGGGGTGCCACCCGGCGGCGGGTCCCACGGCACCGGCAACACACCACAACCGGCGAGAGGAAGGCAGGCGCATGGCAGCCGATCGTGA
- a CDS encoding WhiB family transcriptional regulator, with amino-acid sequence MADTSRLPTPVAEVWEWQRHGNCRNLDSSVFFHPDGERGFARADRVARAKEICRTCPVIVQCRHHALTVQEPFGVWGGLDETERRDAIARRKKLQPTAS; translated from the coding sequence ATGGCGGACACGTCCCGCCTGCCCACTCCTGTCGCCGAGGTCTGGGAGTGGCAGCGACACGGCAATTGCCGCAACCTCGACAGCTCCGTGTTCTTCCACCCGGACGGGGAGCGTGGGTTCGCCCGTGCCGACAGGGTGGCACGGGCCAAGGAGATCTGCCGTACGTGCCCGGTGATCGTTCAGTGCAGGCATCACGCACTGACCGTGCAGGAGCCGTTCGGAGTCTGGGGAGGCCTCGACGAGACCGAGCGCAGGGACGCGATCGCCAGGCGCAAGAAGCTACAGCCCACCGCGAGCTGA
- a CDS encoding DUF202 domain-containing protein — MTDGLQPERTGLAWQRTALAAGAVTLILIHNASRSGWGAFTVPAAISGTAAVLLAIGGTVRERAFERGDTASPSRAVLPALVALLIASAAVASFITLLL; from the coding sequence ATGACCGACGGGCTACAACCGGAACGTACCGGCCTGGCCTGGCAGCGCACCGCGCTCGCGGCGGGAGCCGTCACGCTGATCCTGATACACAACGCCTCGCGGTCGGGCTGGGGGGCGTTCACCGTCCCGGCTGCCATCTCGGGCACCGCGGCAGTGCTGCTGGCCATCGGCGGCACGGTCCGGGAACGCGCGTTCGAACGCGGCGACACCGCCTCGCCGTCGAGGGCCGTCCTTCCCGCACTCGTCGCCTTGCTCATCGCCTCGGCGGCCGTGGCCAGTTTCATCACCCTGTTGCTCTAG
- a CDS encoding YidH family protein — translation MSDNAPAEHTEPAETEPDYRFTLANERTFLAWIRTSLGLVAGGVAVHQLVPGLAPAPVRNSLAGILIALAAVLAATSYPHWRRVQLAMRRGGQLPRSPLIILLAAGVLVISVFAAVLVITE, via the coding sequence GTGAGCGACAACGCACCGGCCGAGCACACCGAGCCTGCCGAGACCGAGCCGGACTACCGATTCACCCTCGCCAACGAGCGGACGTTCCTCGCCTGGATTCGCACCTCGCTCGGGCTGGTCGCGGGCGGGGTCGCGGTGCACCAGCTGGTCCCCGGGCTCGCGCCTGCTCCCGTGCGCAACTCGCTGGCGGGCATACTGATCGCGCTGGCCGCCGTGCTTGCGGCGACCAGCTATCCGCACTGGCGCAGGGTCCAGCTGGCCATGCGGCGCGGCGGGCAGCTACCCCGGAGCCCGCTGATCATCCTGCTGGCCGCGGGCGTGCTCGTGATCAGCGTGTTCGCCGCCGTGCTGGTGATCACCGAATGA
- the fxlM gene encoding methyltransferase, FxLD system, whose translation MNVTSPELLRDAMVKQIEAAGYAVDEQVQRALRSVERHHFVPDAAIEDAYAPDIVVTKRAADGEVLSCLSHPSIVALQLGQLAVRPGQRVLEIGAGAGYNAALLARLVGPGGQVTAIDVDPDVVDNARRRLAAVGVGNVEVVLADGALGHPAGAPFDRILATVGAYGIPDAWLGQLTPDGRLVVPVRIRGSVSRSIAFERGDNGRWRSVDHQMCGFVPLRDGIADDPRRRVALTSDAAVKLLLNQEHALDPAGLAGVLDRSRFEVWTGVTFGPMQSLEWLYLWLACVLDTGVCSMSVEPAAIDAGAVQPMFRASTMAVPGDRELAYLTWRAVGHTASGGRIMEVGVIGHGDNPADLTTRVAEEVRAWSERHRNRQVRFGIAAPASGSTDPDHGRFFLDRPHNPIAVGWL comes from the coding sequence ATGAACGTGACTTCTCCCGAACTGCTGCGGGACGCGATGGTCAAGCAGATCGAAGCCGCGGGCTACGCCGTTGACGAGCAGGTCCAACGCGCGCTGCGCTCGGTGGAGCGACACCACTTCGTGCCGGACGCGGCGATCGAGGATGCCTACGCACCAGACATCGTCGTGACGAAACGAGCCGCCGACGGCGAGGTCCTGAGCTGCCTCTCGCACCCGTCGATCGTGGCGCTGCAACTTGGGCAACTCGCGGTTCGGCCCGGTCAGCGGGTGCTGGAGATCGGCGCCGGTGCAGGCTACAACGCAGCATTGCTCGCACGCCTGGTCGGGCCCGGCGGGCAGGTGACGGCGATCGACGTCGATCCCGACGTCGTCGACAACGCTCGGCGCAGGCTGGCGGCCGTCGGGGTCGGCAACGTGGAGGTGGTGCTCGCCGACGGCGCCCTCGGGCATCCGGCCGGTGCCCCGTTCGACCGGATCCTGGCCACCGTCGGCGCCTACGGCATCCCGGACGCCTGGCTCGGGCAGCTCACACCGGACGGAAGGCTGGTGGTGCCCGTGCGAATCCGCGGCAGCGTGTCCCGCTCGATCGCGTTCGAGCGCGGTGACAACGGCCGCTGGCGCAGCGTGGACCACCAGATGTGCGGGTTCGTGCCGCTGCGTGACGGGATCGCCGACGACCCACGGCGCCGGGTTGCGCTGACCTCCGACGCGGCGGTGAAGCTGCTGCTCAACCAGGAACACGCGCTCGATCCCGCCGGTCTGGCGGGGGTTCTCGACCGGTCGCGGTTCGAGGTGTGGACCGGTGTCACCTTCGGTCCCATGCAGTCACTGGAGTGGCTCTACCTGTGGCTGGCGTGCGTCCTGGACACCGGCGTGTGCTCGATGTCGGTCGAGCCGGCCGCGATCGATGCCGGCGCGGTGCAGCCGATGTTCCGTGCGAGCACCATGGCCGTGCCCGGCGATCGCGAGCTCGCCTACCTGACGTGGCGTGCCGTCGGACACACCGCGAGCGGCGGCCGGATCATGGAGGTCGGTGTCATTGGCCACGGCGACAACCCTGCCGACCTCACCACCCGCGTCGCCGAGGAAGTTCGCGCCTGGAGCGAGCGACACCGAAACCGGCAGGTCCGGTTCGGGATCGCAGCCCCGGCAAGCGGCTCGACCGACCCGGACCACGGCCGGTTCTTCCTCGACCGGCCCCACAATCCCATCGCGGTCGGCTGGCTGTAG
- a CDS encoding flavin-containing monooxygenase encodes MDGVATGVVIIGSGFSGLGMAIRLKQSGRHDFVILEKADDLGGTWRDNTYPGCACDIRSHMYSFSFAQNPDWSRSFSEQPEIWRYLRRVADDHGVAEHIRFGVEVTGARWDDDACRWRLRTAVGQEFSGTFLVDGTGALHVPNLPALPGIEDFTGTTFHSSRWNHDYPLEGKRVAVVGTGASAVQFVPKIAPRVARLEVYQRTPPWVLPRPEGEIPRRRKRLFRRFPAALAAYRAALYWLNESFAVGFNGRPGLLKLGERLAKRHIERQIPDPQLRRKVTPDYTLGCKRVLGSNTYYPALTRDNVELVTTGISRVTPCGIVDGDGVERPADAIIFGTGFKVTEALEHLDVQGSNGRDLATLWRSEGIQTHLGITVAGFPNLFLLLGPNTGLGHNSVVFMIESQIRYVAEAIRLAGLRGAAAIEVRERAQRRFNSEIQRKLAKGVWSTGGCRSWYLDSRGVNRTIWPGFTWQYWLRTRRVDPGDFHFRTPGMKRAAQPMDTTTSPAT; translated from the coding sequence ATGGACGGTGTGGCGACCGGAGTGGTGATCATCGGCTCGGGGTTCTCCGGCCTCGGCATGGCCATCCGGCTGAAGCAGTCGGGCAGGCACGACTTCGTGATCCTGGAGAAGGCCGACGACCTCGGTGGAACCTGGCGCGACAACACCTATCCCGGCTGCGCCTGCGACATCCGCTCGCACATGTACTCCTTCTCCTTCGCGCAGAACCCGGACTGGAGCAGGTCGTTCTCCGAGCAACCGGAGATCTGGCGATACCTGCGCAGAGTCGCCGACGACCACGGCGTCGCCGAGCACATCCGGTTCGGAGTCGAGGTCACCGGCGCCCGCTGGGACGACGACGCCTGCCGCTGGCGCCTGCGTACCGCCGTTGGCCAGGAGTTCAGCGGTACCTTCCTCGTGGACGGCACGGGTGCGCTGCACGTACCGAACCTCCCGGCGCTACCCGGCATCGAGGACTTCACGGGCACCACGTTCCACTCCTCGCGCTGGAACCACGACTACCCGCTGGAGGGCAAGCGGGTGGCGGTGGTGGGCACCGGCGCCAGCGCCGTCCAGTTCGTGCCCAAGATCGCGCCCCGCGTGGCACGGCTGGAGGTGTACCAGCGCACACCACCGTGGGTGTTGCCGAGGCCGGAGGGAGAGATTCCGCGGCGGCGCAAGCGGCTGTTCCGCCGCTTCCCTGCCGCTCTTGCGGCGTATCGCGCCGCGCTGTACTGGCTCAACGAGAGCTTCGCCGTCGGATTCAACGGCCGTCCCGGCTTGTTGAAACTCGGCGAGCGGCTGGCGAAACGGCACATCGAGCGGCAGATCCCCGACCCGCAGTTGCGGCGGAAGGTGACCCCCGACTACACCCTTGGCTGCAAGCGGGTACTGGGCTCCAACACCTACTACCCCGCGCTGACCCGGGACAACGTCGAGCTTGTCACGACAGGCATCAGCCGCGTGACCCCTTGCGGGATCGTGGACGGCGACGGCGTCGAGCGGCCGGCCGACGCGATCATCTTCGGCACGGGCTTCAAGGTCACCGAGGCGTTGGAACACCTCGACGTGCAGGGCAGCAACGGCCGCGACCTGGCGACGTTGTGGCGGTCCGAGGGCATCCAGACACACCTCGGGATCACCGTGGCCGGCTTCCCCAACCTGTTCCTGCTGCTGGGACCCAACACCGGGCTCGGCCACAACTCGGTCGTTTTCATGATCGAGTCGCAGATCCGCTACGTGGCCGAGGCCATCCGGCTCGCCGGGCTGCGGGGAGCCGCCGCCATCGAGGTGCGCGAACGGGCGCAGCGCCGCTTCAACAGCGAGATCCAGCGCAAGCTCGCCAAAGGTGTGTGGTCGACGGGCGGGTGCCGAAGCTGGTACCTCGACTCCCGAGGCGTCAACCGCACCATCTGGCCCGGCTTCACATGGCAGTACTGGCTGCGTACCCGCCGCGTGGACCCCGGCGACTTCCACTTCCGCACCCCGGGGATGAAGCGAGCCGCTCAGCCGATGGACACCACCACCAGCCCCGCGACGTAG
- a CDS encoding ANTAR domain-containing protein produces the protein MGHTTENQQWEFAEEDDLRSQVARLQDELTGLRRALRTRATIEQAMGVLVVAHRCSPQQAFRVLVRLSQQHNIKLHRIAQVLVRLASRVEPAQIEPLLRRAVDTGSVPVEAAVATSEPEPNTDQIVLDLARRLVDAKETDEIERTITALYELLVERGWVPPYEVLAGLRVEA, from the coding sequence GTGGGCCACACCACGGAAAACCAACAGTGGGAGTTCGCCGAAGAGGACGACCTGCGTAGCCAGGTGGCGCGCCTGCAGGACGAGCTCACCGGACTGCGTCGCGCACTGCGCACCAGAGCGACCATCGAGCAGGCGATGGGAGTGCTCGTCGTCGCGCACCGATGCTCGCCGCAACAAGCTTTCCGTGTGCTTGTCCGGCTGTCGCAGCAGCACAACATCAAGCTGCACCGAATCGCGCAGGTGCTCGTGCGGCTGGCCTCGCGGGTCGAACCCGCACAGATCGAACCTCTGCTGCGCCGCGCCGTGGACACCGGCTCGGTGCCCGTGGAGGCGGCCGTGGCCACCTCCGAACCGGAACCCAACACCGATCAGATCGTGCTCGACCTCGCCCGCAGGCTCGTCGACGCCAAGGAGACCGACGAGATCGAGCGGACGATCACCGCGTTGTACGAACTGCTGGTGGAACGGGGGTGGGTTCCCCCCTACGAGGTGCTGGCCGGCCTCCGCGTCGAGGCCTAG
- a CDS encoding TIGR03557 family F420-dependent LLM class oxidoreductase yields the protein MRFGYTLLTEQAGPRELVGHASAAERAGFDFEVISDHHSPWLDSQGHAPYAWSVLGAVAQVTDRVELATFVTCPTMRYHPAVVAQKAATVQLLSDGRFLLGLGAGENLNEHIVGHGWPPVNVRHEMLGEAVRIIRSMFDGGYTNFSGEHYRVDSAKLWDLPPVRPAIGVAVSGEQSVRRFAPVADAMIAVQPQPQLCRGWDAQRADAGEEPSRKIAQLPVCWDDDTTAAVDRAHEQFRWFGSGWKVNAELPGTAAFAGATQFVTKDDVAAAIPCGSDVERVVKSAQPFWEAGFTDLALVQIGGQHQDEFFDAASRNLLPALREAAPRN from the coding sequence GTGCGTTTCGGATACACCCTGCTCACCGAGCAGGCGGGCCCGCGGGAGCTGGTGGGGCACGCGTCGGCGGCCGAGCGAGCCGGTTTCGACTTCGAGGTGATCAGCGATCACCACTCGCCGTGGCTGGACTCGCAGGGCCACGCACCTTATGCGTGGAGCGTGCTCGGAGCGGTCGCGCAGGTGACCGACCGGGTGGAGCTGGCGACGTTCGTCACGTGCCCGACGATGCGGTACCACCCGGCCGTCGTGGCGCAGAAGGCCGCGACGGTGCAGTTGCTGTCGGACGGCAGGTTCCTGCTCGGCCTCGGAGCGGGGGAGAACCTCAACGAGCACATCGTCGGTCACGGCTGGCCGCCGGTGAACGTGCGACACGAGATGCTGGGCGAGGCGGTGCGGATCATCCGCTCAATGTTCGACGGCGGCTACACCAACTTCTCCGGTGAGCACTACCGGGTGGACTCGGCCAAGCTGTGGGATCTGCCGCCGGTGCGGCCTGCCATCGGGGTGGCGGTTTCCGGCGAGCAGTCGGTGCGCCGGTTCGCCCCGGTGGCCGACGCGATGATCGCGGTACAGCCGCAGCCGCAGCTGTGCCGTGGGTGGGACGCGCAGCGCGCGGACGCGGGTGAGGAGCCGAGTCGCAAGATCGCGCAGCTGCCGGTGTGTTGGGACGACGACACCACGGCCGCCGTGGACAGGGCCCACGAGCAGTTCCGGTGGTTCGGCAGCGGCTGGAAGGTCAACGCCGAACTGCCGGGGACCGCGGCTTTCGCGGGCGCCACCCAGTTCGTGACGAAGGATGACGTCGCGGCTGCCATCCCGTGCGGGTCCGACGTGGAGCGGGTGGTCAAGTCGGCGCAACCGTTCTGGGAGGCCGGTTTCACGGATCTGGCGCTCGTGCAGATCGGTGGACAGCACCAGGACGAGTTCTTCGACGCCGCCTCCCGCAACCTGTTGCCCGCGCTGCGGGAGGCGGCGCCGAGGAACTAG